One Halioglobus japonicus DNA segment encodes these proteins:
- a CDS encoding heme lyase CcmF/NrfE family subunit: MIPELGLFSQIVGLGMAIALTLIPAWGAWRGHQASMQLGPGLAAGMTFFITLSFICLSIAFVQDDFSVALVANNSNTLLPMVYKLCAVFGNHEGSMLLWSLILCLWTLAVAIFSPSLPLVFKARVLSVMGAIAVGFLSFSLFTSNPFARLLPGIPAEGSDLNPLLQDPGMIIHPPLLYIGYAGFSVAFAFAIAALLGGRLDAAWARWSRPWTNVAWAFLSLGIMLGSWWAYYELGWGGWWFWDPVENASFMPWLAGTALIHSLAVTEKRGLFKSWTVLLAIFAFSLCLLGTFLVRSGVITSVHAFANDPERGVFILVFLAIVVGGSLTLYALRAPAVASRVTFAWVSRESLLLLNNVVFLVATLTVLFGTLFPLLMDALGGGKYSVGPPYFNAVFVPLMALLVPFMGVGPISRWKKDTPARWRSELLLPLAVAVVCALTLPLFGADYNLWVALAVLLAGWLVFGLARDCWNRVKTASDIGRGFRRLPASYWGMVTAHLGFAACIVGVVATSQYSVEHDLKMQPGDVETVAGYEFRFVEVAPVRGPNYVADEARFEVSRDGKFVARLAPQKRRYLAGGSIMTEAAIDPGLFRDLYVAMGEPIGADGAWAIRLHYKPMVRWMWLGAILMALGGFTTVADKRYRTRRAVTAPVSGAQYAG; the protein is encoded by the coding sequence ATGATCCCTGAGTTAGGGCTGTTCTCCCAGATCGTTGGTCTGGGCATGGCGATTGCGCTCACCCTGATTCCTGCCTGGGGCGCCTGGCGCGGTCATCAGGCGTCTATGCAGTTGGGCCCCGGGCTCGCTGCGGGTATGACCTTCTTTATCACGCTGTCCTTTATCTGCCTGAGTATTGCTTTTGTGCAGGACGACTTTTCTGTGGCCCTGGTGGCCAATAACAGCAATACCCTGTTGCCAATGGTGTACAAGCTTTGCGCGGTGTTTGGCAACCATGAGGGCTCGATGCTGCTGTGGAGTCTGATCCTGTGTTTGTGGACTCTTGCGGTCGCGATTTTCAGTCCCTCGTTGCCGCTGGTGTTCAAGGCGCGGGTGCTTTCGGTCATGGGCGCCATTGCGGTCGGTTTCCTGTCATTTTCGCTGTTCACCTCCAATCCATTTGCGCGGCTCCTGCCAGGCATTCCCGCCGAGGGCAGTGACCTCAATCCCTTGTTGCAAGACCCGGGCATGATTATTCACCCGCCTTTGCTTTACATCGGTTACGCGGGTTTTTCGGTAGCCTTTGCCTTCGCCATTGCGGCGTTGCTTGGTGGTCGACTCGATGCTGCCTGGGCTCGCTGGTCGCGGCCCTGGACCAATGTTGCCTGGGCGTTTCTCAGCCTCGGTATCATGCTCGGCAGTTGGTGGGCTTACTATGAGCTGGGCTGGGGCGGCTGGTGGTTCTGGGATCCGGTAGAAAATGCGTCGTTTATGCCCTGGCTGGCAGGGACGGCACTTATTCACTCGCTGGCGGTGACCGAGAAGCGAGGCCTGTTCAAGAGCTGGACGGTACTGCTGGCGATCTTCGCCTTTTCGCTGTGTCTGTTGGGTACCTTCCTGGTGCGCTCCGGGGTGATTACCTCGGTGCACGCCTTCGCCAACGATCCCGAGCGCGGCGTCTTTATTCTGGTATTCCTGGCCATTGTGGTCGGCGGGTCACTGACCCTGTACGCGCTGCGCGCGCCGGCCGTGGCCAGCCGGGTAACGTTTGCCTGGGTGTCGCGGGAATCCCTATTGTTGCTCAACAATGTCGTGTTCTTGGTGGCAACGCTGACAGTTTTGTTCGGTACCTTGTTCCCGCTGCTGATGGATGCTCTGGGCGGTGGTAAGTACTCGGTGGGGCCACCTTATTTTAACGCGGTATTTGTGCCGCTGATGGCGCTGTTGGTGCCCTTTATGGGGGTGGGCCCGATTTCCCGGTGGAAGAAAGACACGCCGGCGCGGTGGCGCAGTGAATTGTTGCTGCCCCTGGCGGTGGCCGTGGTCTGCGCTCTGACCCTGCCGCTGTTCGGCGCAGATTACAACCTGTGGGTGGCGCTGGCGGTGCTGCTGGCAGGGTGGTTGGTGTTCGGTTTGGCCAGAGACTGCTGGAACCGGGTGAAAACTGCCAGCGATATTGGCCGCGGATTCCGCCGTCTGCCTGCCAGTTACTGGGGGATGGTGACCGCCCACCTGGGCTTTGCCGCATGCATCGTCGGCGTTGTTGCCACCAGTCAGTACAGTGTTGAACACGACCTCAAAATGCAGCCGGGCGACGTGGAAACGGTCGCCGGTTATGAGTTCCGCTTTGTCGAAGTTGCGCCGGTTCGCGGCCCCAATTACGTCGCCGATGAGGCCCGCTTCGAGGTGAGTCGCGATGGCAAGTTTGTGGCCCGGTTGGCGCCCCAGAAGCGCCGCTACCTCGCCGGTGGCTCGATCATGACTGAGGCGGCCATCGATCCCGGCCTGTTCCGCGACCTCTACGTGGCCATGGGTGAGCCCATTGGTGCGGACGGTGCGTGGGCCATCCGCCTGCACTACAAGCCGATGGTGCGCTGGATGTGGCTGGGCGCCATACTGATGGCACTGGGTGGCTTTACGACCGTGGCAGACAAGCGCTATCGCACTCGCAGGGCCGTGACTGCACCTGTCTCTGGAGCCCAGTATGCCGGCTAG
- the ccmB gene encoding heme exporter protein CcmB, translated as MTAPGTAAFCLRLLRRQLVLAVRRPIEIANPLLFFAMVVALFPLGLGPAPDSLAEFAPGILWIIALLSNLLTSDTVFRSDYDDGSLEQLLLSPQPLFLSVLAYVGAHWLVTGMLLAVVSPVFALMLGLPGQALGALFLSLLIGTAVLSLVGGIGAALTVGLKRGGMLISLLILPLYMPVLIFGSAAVQAAVSGAPAVPYLAILGAMLSLAIALAPIAIAAGLRISIDA; from the coding sequence ATGACGGCTCCGGGTACGGCTGCGTTCTGTCTTCGGTTGCTGCGGCGCCAGCTGGTGCTGGCCGTGCGCCGCCCCATTGAGATTGCCAATCCGCTGTTGTTCTTTGCCATGGTGGTGGCGCTGTTCCCGCTGGGCCTTGGCCCGGCACCGGATTCGCTGGCGGAATTTGCGCCGGGGATTCTCTGGATTATCGCCTTGCTGTCCAATCTGCTCACATCGGATACGGTCTTTCGCAGTGATTATGATGACGGCAGCCTGGAGCAGTTGCTGCTGTCGCCGCAGCCGCTGTTTCTGTCGGTGCTTGCCTATGTGGGCGCCCACTGGCTGGTAACCGGGATGCTGCTGGCAGTGGTCTCGCCGGTGTTTGCGCTCATGCTGGGCCTGCCCGGGCAGGCGCTCGGGGCGCTGTTCCTGAGCCTGCTGATTGGCACCGCAGTGCTCAGCCTGGTGGGGGGCATCGGCGCTGCACTCACCGTGGGGTTAAAGCGCGGCGGCATGCTGATTTCATTGCTCATACTGCCGCTGTACATGCCCGTACTCATTTTCGGCAGTGCGGCCGTACAGGCGGCGGTTAGCGGGGCGCCCGCCGTGCCCTATCTGGCGATACTTGGCGCCATGCTCTCGCTGGCGATTGCGCTGGCTCCCATTGCTATTGCCGCAGGCCTGAGGATAAGTATTGATGCCTGA
- a CDS encoding cytochrome c-type biogenesis protein codes for MRFVIALLVFVSIAAQAVIETYEFSDPALEERYRQLSAELRCPKCQNQNIADSNAPISQDLRRLLYEQLEAGASDEEILEYMVARYGEFVRYRPSYDGATLILWLAPLGLLVLALVGVVATLRGRRSMSEEALLDPGQQQRLDELLEQAGQDK; via the coding sequence ATGCGTTTTGTTATTGCCTTGTTGGTGTTTGTCAGTATTGCTGCCCAGGCGGTGATCGAAACCTATGAGTTCAGCGATCCGGCGTTGGAAGAACGCTATCGGCAGCTCAGCGCCGAATTGCGCTGCCCCAAGTGTCAGAACCAGAATATTGCCGATTCCAATGCGCCGATTTCCCAGGACTTGCGCCGGCTGCTCTATGAGCAACTGGAGGCAGGCGCATCCGACGAGGAAATTCTTGAGTACATGGTCGCGCGCTACGGCGAGTTTGTGCGCTATCGGCCCAGCTACGATGGCGCCACCCTGATTCTGTGGCTGGCCCCCCTGGGGTTGCTGGTGCTCGCGCTGGTGGGTGTGGTGGCGACCCTGCGTGGGCGCCGCAGCATGAGTGAGGAAGCGCTGCTTGACCCCGGTCAGCAGCAGCGACTGGATGAACTACTGGAGCAGGCAGGGCAGGATAAATGA
- a CDS encoding DsbE family thiol:disulfide interchange protein, whose product MPARLKLFLPLILFAVLAAFLLRGLQLDPTELPSALIDQPLPAFSLTALGSGEALTRESVTGQVALFNVWATWCVSCRVEHPYLTDLGAAGVAIYGVNYKDDDAAAITWLEQLGDPYILSIADREGTLGLDLGVYGAPETYLVDAAGVVRYRHVGVVDERVWTTILAPIYRELGGQGGPQ is encoded by the coding sequence ATGCCGGCTAGATTAAAGCTGTTTTTGCCGCTGATTTTGTTTGCGGTGCTGGCAGCGTTTCTGCTCCGTGGCCTGCAACTGGATCCTACGGAATTGCCCTCGGCCTTGATAGATCAGCCCTTGCCCGCGTTTTCTCTGACTGCGTTGGGGAGTGGCGAAGCGCTCACCCGTGAATCTGTGACCGGCCAGGTGGCACTGTTTAATGTGTGGGCCACCTGGTGTGTGTCCTGTCGGGTGGAACACCCTTACCTGACCGACCTGGGTGCCGCCGGTGTAGCTATTTATGGCGTTAACTACAAAGACGATGACGCCGCTGCCATCACCTGGCTGGAGCAGCTCGGCGATCCCTATATTCTCAGCATCGCCGACCGCGAGGGCACTCTGGGGCTGGATCTGGGGGTCTACGGCGCCCCTGAAACCTACCTGGTGGATGCAGCCGGTGTTGTGCGTTATCGCCATGTGGGTGTGGTTGATGAGCGGGTCTGGACCACGATTCTGGCGCCCATTTACCGGGAGCTGGGTGGACAGGGAGGCCCTCAGTAA
- the ccmI gene encoding c-type cytochrome biogenesis protein CcmI, which produces MTLFLAGCVALVLLSGLFYLRPRAVESSAEDLQQANLEAYRLRQQELAEEGASDLLDDARLRLLEDDESAIGETATAPDVGRFPAWVLLLALAVFSGGVYLQLGAIADVQITSELRGLGDQSSPEQMQSLIRSIESRAASRPQNLHYRALLGRYYMGQQDYPKAAEVYDALSMAAPEDAQALAYAAQAHYLAANRQLDDSARMRAERALAIDPHNRTALGLLGMASYEQAQYRAAVEYWQRLIAVEPPGSEAARMIEGIINQARAKLGEPVPELPEPEVAAVSGAGVSVRVVAPEGAGIAPGDSVFVLARNAESDSRMPIAVQRRSGAELPLELRLDDGSSMAGQKLSEAASVVVVVQVSPSGQPGEVNASWIGQAGPLAPSDAADMVEIVLAPRG; this is translated from the coding sequence ATGACGCTGTTTTTGGCGGGCTGTGTTGCCCTGGTCTTGTTGTCGGGGCTGTTCTACCTGCGCCCGCGCGCCGTTGAGAGCAGTGCCGAGGACCTGCAGCAGGCCAATCTCGAAGCGTATCGCCTGCGCCAGCAGGAGCTGGCCGAAGAGGGTGCTAGCGACCTTTTGGACGACGCCAGGTTGCGCCTGCTGGAAGACGATGAGTCTGCCATCGGCGAGACTGCTACCGCGCCGGACGTTGGGCGTTTTCCCGCCTGGGTCCTACTGCTGGCCCTCGCGGTATTCAGCGGCGGTGTTTATCTCCAGCTGGGTGCCATTGCGGATGTGCAGATCACTAGCGAATTGCGCGGTCTGGGCGATCAGAGTTCGCCGGAGCAAATGCAGTCGCTGATACGCTCCATCGAATCTCGCGCTGCTTCGCGCCCGCAAAATCTGCACTACCGGGCTTTGCTGGGCCGTTATTACATGGGACAGCAGGACTACCCCAAGGCAGCTGAGGTCTACGACGCGCTGTCGATGGCGGCACCCGAAGATGCCCAAGCGCTGGCCTACGCGGCCCAGGCACACTATCTGGCGGCGAATCGACAGCTCGACGACAGTGCACGGATGCGCGCCGAGCGCGCGCTGGCCATAGACCCGCACAATCGCACGGCGCTGGGGCTGTTGGGAATGGCCTCTTACGAACAGGCGCAGTACCGTGCTGCCGTGGAGTATTGGCAGCGATTGATCGCTGTAGAGCCGCCCGGTTCGGAAGCAGCCCGCATGATCGAGGGCATTATCAATCAGGCCCGTGCCAAGCTGGGTGAGCCGGTACCGGAATTGCCTGAGCCAGAGGTCGCGGCGGTATCGGGTGCCGGCGTATCGGTGCGGGTGGTTGCTCCGGAGGGGGCCGGCATTGCCCCCGGTGACAGCGTGTTTGTGCTGGCGCGCAACGCGGAGTCTGACAGCCGTATGCCAATTGCAGTACAGCGTCGCAGTGGCGCTGAATTGCCACTCGAATTGCGCCTGGACGATGGCAGTTCCATGGCTGGACAGAAGCTGTCAGAAGCTGCTTCGGTCGTGGTTGTCGTCCAGGTGTCGCCCTCGGGCCAGCCTGGTGAGGTTAATGCAAGCTGGATCGGGCAGGCCGGACCCCTGGCGCCCAGTGACGCGGCCGACATGGTCGAGATCGTGCTCGCACCCCGGGGCTAG
- the ccmA gene encoding cytochrome c biogenesis heme-transporting ATPase CcmA, which translates to MLAADNLSLERGGRQLFEGLSFAIQAGQLVQVAGANGAGKTSLLRILAGLSRYGYLGRVERSAPLLYLGHQSGVKGMLTPRENLSWHVAGEGIYSDAAIERALEQVGLYGFEDVPSHALSAGQHRRVNLARLYLSQSPLWLLDEPFTAIDVDGVAALEALMVAHAREGGAVVLTSHQVINAAYPMQQLSLSTGLSQ; encoded by the coding sequence CTGCTCGCAGCGGACAACCTGTCCCTGGAGCGGGGCGGGCGTCAGCTGTTTGAAGGATTGTCTTTTGCTATTCAGGCCGGTCAGTTGGTCCAGGTGGCCGGTGCTAACGGTGCTGGTAAAACCAGCCTGCTGCGGATATTGGCGGGGCTTTCCCGCTACGGTTATCTCGGGCGCGTGGAGCGCTCGGCGCCACTGCTGTATCTCGGTCACCAGAGCGGTGTTAAGGGCATGCTGACGCCGCGTGAGAACTTGTCCTGGCATGTCGCCGGTGAGGGTATCTACAGCGACGCTGCGATCGAGAGAGCGCTCGAGCAGGTGGGGCTTTATGGCTTCGAGGATGTGCCCAGCCATGCGCTGTCGGCGGGGCAGCACCGTCGGGTCAATCTGGCGCGCCTGTACCTGTCGCAAAGTCCTTTGTGGTTGCTCGACGAACCCTTTACTGCCATTGATGTTGACGGCGTCGCTGCGCTCGAGGCGTTAATGGTGGCCCACGCTCGCGAGGGTGGCGCGGTCGTATTGACCTCGCACCAGGTAATCAATGCCGCCTATCCCATGCAGCAACTGTCACTCAGCACTGGTTTGAGCCAATGA
- the zipA gene encoding cell division protein ZipA: MAITELTVRDWMVIIGVLLIVAVLLDAWRRVRSERYSRVTMNLADSEDEGDARDEELAWLKELPNGGARVVERGDLLRAAGRREPEPEPESELVAEAQPSQAAEEVVDAPEEEVPLMAGMAADDAIAEPENVDWLDDIAAQEPLVEPVAQEAPGVLPRDIDPEVFMLNVVARDPRGFRGEDILHILLACDLRFGDMNFFHRHEFEAGRGAIQFSVANMMQPGVFDIDNMADFNTPGLVFFLTLPGPEDMMKAFDYMLETAQAVSRNLGGDVLDESRSVLTKQTLEHCRQQIRDLERRMLARAR, translated from the coding sequence ATGGCGATAACTGAACTCACCGTTAGGGACTGGATGGTCATCATTGGCGTACTGCTGATTGTGGCCGTATTGCTGGATGCATGGCGCAGGGTGCGCAGCGAACGTTATTCGCGAGTGACCATGAATCTCGCGGATTCGGAAGACGAAGGCGATGCTCGCGACGAAGAGCTGGCCTGGCTGAAGGAGCTGCCCAATGGCGGTGCCCGGGTCGTGGAGAGGGGAGACTTGTTGCGCGCCGCTGGTCGCCGTGAACCGGAACCGGAGCCTGAATCAGAACTCGTTGCAGAAGCACAGCCCTCGCAGGCAGCAGAGGAGGTCGTCGACGCGCCTGAGGAAGAGGTGCCGTTGATGGCGGGCATGGCAGCCGACGATGCTATTGCTGAGCCTGAAAATGTGGATTGGCTGGACGATATTGCCGCCCAGGAGCCGCTCGTTGAGCCTGTTGCACAAGAGGCCCCCGGTGTTTTGCCGAGAGACATCGACCCCGAAGTGTTCATGCTTAATGTTGTAGCGCGTGATCCGCGAGGCTTTCGCGGCGAGGACATTCTGCACATCCTCCTCGCCTGCGATCTGCGTTTTGGCGATATGAACTTTTTCCATCGCCACGAGTTCGAAGCAGGCCGCGGCGCGATTCAATTCAGCGTGGCCAATATGATGCAACCCGGTGTTTTCGATATCGACAACATGGCCGACTTCAATACCCCCGGCCTGGTGTTTTTCCTGACGCTGCCAGGTCCCGAGGACATGATGAAAGCGTTCGACTACATGCTGGAGACTGCCCAGGCGGTGTCCCGTAATCTCGGCGGCGACGTGCTCGATGAGTCGCGCAGTGTGCTAACCAAGCAAACCCTGGAACACTGCCGCCAGCAAATCCGTGACCTCGAGCGTCGCATGCTCGCCAGGGCGCGATAG
- the ccmE gene encoding cytochrome c maturation protein CcmE, which yields MHPVRKQRLILVLFIVVFSSAAIGLVAYALRGNINLFFPPAEVAAGKAPIGQAIRVGGMVKEGSVTRSDNSLEVYFVITDFSADVPVTYEGILPDLFDEGQGAVASGKLDADGVLRATEVLAKHDENYMPPEVADALEKSGFDHKGVKQ from the coding sequence ATGCATCCTGTTCGCAAACAACGTCTGATCCTGGTGCTGTTTATTGTTGTGTTTTCCAGCGCGGCGATTGGCCTGGTGGCCTATGCGCTGCGCGGCAATATCAACCTGTTTTTTCCGCCGGCAGAAGTGGCTGCGGGCAAGGCCCCGATCGGTCAGGCGATCCGGGTCGGCGGTATGGTGAAAGAGGGTAGCGTTACCCGCAGTGATAACAGTCTCGAAGTGTATTTCGTGATCACCGATTTCAGCGCCGATGTGCCGGTCACTTATGAAGGGATTCTCCCGGATCTGTTCGATGAAGGGCAGGGGGCGGTTGCTTCCGGGAAGCTCGACGCCGATGGGGTGTTGCGTGCCACGGAGGTGCTCGCCAAGCATGACGAGAACTATATGCCGCCGGAAGTGGCGGATGCGCTGGAAAAGTCAGGCTTTGACCACAAGGGGGTGAAACAATGA
- the ttcA gene encoding tRNA 2-thiocytidine(32) synthetase TtcA, with amino-acid sequence MRELSRKEKTEFNKLQKRLRRNVGNAIVDYNMIEEGDKVMVCLSGGKDSYGMLDILMNLKQSAPISFELVAVNLDQKQPGFPEEVLPEYLSGLDIPYYILEKDTYSIVKEVVPEGKTTCGLCSRLRRGSLYGFAQDIGATKIALGHHRDDIVETLFLNMFFGGSLKAMPPKLLSDDKKNVVIRPMAYCKEADLAEFAQYKEFPIIPCNLCGSQENLQRQQVKQMLHDWERQYPGRTETIFRSIRNVAPSQLADGELFDFNSLKADQIDTDLHIPVVNVVNL; translated from the coding sequence GTGCGCGAACTATCACGCAAGGAAAAAACTGAATTCAACAAGCTGCAGAAGCGTCTGCGGCGGAACGTGGGTAACGCCATCGTCGATTACAATATGATCGAGGAAGGCGACAAGGTCATGGTGTGCCTGTCCGGGGGTAAAGACTCCTATGGCATGCTCGACATACTCATGAATCTGAAGCAGTCGGCGCCAATCTCCTTTGAGCTGGTGGCGGTGAACCTGGATCAGAAGCAGCCGGGCTTTCCGGAAGAAGTGCTACCTGAGTACCTGTCCGGTCTCGACATTCCTTATTACATTCTCGAGAAAGATACCTACAGCATTGTCAAGGAAGTGGTACCTGAGGGTAAAACCACCTGTGGGCTGTGTTCGCGCCTGCGCCGCGGCAGTCTGTATGGCTTTGCGCAAGATATTGGTGCGACCAAGATAGCCCTGGGGCACCATCGCGATGACATTGTCGAGACCCTGTTCCTGAACATGTTCTTTGGCGGCAGCCTCAAGGCCATGCCGCCCAAGTTGCTCTCGGACGACAAAAAGAACGTGGTGATCAGGCCCATGGCCTACTGCAAGGAAGCGGACCTGGCAGAGTTTGCCCAGTACAAGGAATTTCCGATCATTCCCTGCAACCTGTGCGGTTCGCAGGAGAATCTGCAGCGCCAGCAGGTCAAGCAGATGCTTCACGACTGGGAGCGACAGTATCCTGGCCGCACTGAAACCATTTTCCGCAGCATTCGCAATGTGGCGCCGTCGCAGCTGGCTGACGGCGAACTGTTCGACTTCAACAGCCTCAAGGCCGACCAGATCGACACCGATCTGCACATCCCTGTGGTCAACGTGGTGAACCTCTGA
- a CDS encoding transglycosylase SLT domain-containing protein, translated as MIRIVALLLLLILSGCATSPPSNQNNLCEIFREKKGWYDDAADARKEWGSPISVMMAIMYQESRFVAKAKPPRKKIFGFIPGPRPSDAYGYSQAKKSTWKDYKRSSGNYGADRDDFADAIDFIGWYNHQSNRRNGISKSDPYRLYLAYHEGHGGYSRGSYRSKDWLQGVARKVQKKADTYGGQLRSCEEDLKDDGWFFGWF; from the coding sequence ATGATACGGATTGTCGCTTTATTGCTGCTGTTGATACTGTCCGGCTGCGCCACCAGCCCGCCCTCGAATCAAAACAATCTATGTGAGATTTTTCGCGAGAAAAAGGGCTGGTACGACGACGCCGCCGACGCGCGCAAGGAATGGGGTAGTCCCATCTCCGTCATGATGGCCATCATGTACCAGGAGTCGCGGTTTGTGGCGAAGGCCAAGCCGCCGCGCAAGAAGATCTTTGGCTTCATTCCAGGGCCGCGTCCCTCGGACGCCTACGGGTACAGCCAGGCCAAGAAATCGACCTGGAAGGACTACAAACGTAGTTCCGGTAACTACGGGGCCGATCGCGACGATTTCGCCGATGCCATCGATTTCATTGGCTGGTACAACCATCAATCCAACCGCCGCAATGGTATTAGCAAGTCCGACCCCTATCGCCTGTACCTGGCGTATCACGAGGGCCACGGTGGATATAGCCGGGGCAGCTATCGAAGCAAGGACTGGCTGCAGGGTGTCGCACGCAAGGTGCAGAAAAAGGCAGATACCTATGGCGGCCAGTTACGCTCGTGTGAAGAAGACCTCAAGGACGACGGCTGGTTCTTCGGCTGGTTCTGA
- the ligA gene encoding NAD-dependent DNA ligase LigA: protein MSTQDLRAELDRLRSELRDWNHRYYVLDDPSVPDAEYDRSMRRLQSIEAEHPDWVTPDSPSQRVGDKPLDQFSQVAHEVPMLSLDNAFDAAELADFERRCLDRLGADAAPLTYNCEPKLDGIAVSLLYRDGLLERGATRGDGTTGEDITHNVRTIGSIPLRLRGEGYPAVLEVRGEIYMPRAGFEALNARARERGDKPFVNPRNAAAGSLRQLDARLAAERPLEMCSYGVGLVEGGELPEHHSAILACLGQWGLRTNTETDVVQGIEACEAYYEQLAAKRDQLPYDIDGIVYKVDSIELQAQLGFVSRAPRWAIARKFPAQEEVTRLLDVEFQVGRTGAITPVARLEPVFVGGVTVSNATLHNQDEIERLGAMIGDTVVVRRAGDVIPQVVSVVTERRPDDAAAIRFPDACPVCGSAVEREADEAVLRCLGGLVCAAQQKAAIRHFASRRAMDVDGLGDKLVDQMVDEGLVENVAGLYQLTFDQLVGLERMGQKSADKLLKALEQSKQTTLPRFIFALGIREVGEATALNLANHFGSWADLVAAPEEALLEVDDVGPVVADHLRQFFDSEGSMAVAKALLDAGVEWPAIEVKSAAELPFAGQTWVVTGKLEAVGRNEAKSLLQSLGAKVAGSVSAKTHCVVAGPGAGSKLAKASELGIDVIDEEAFLALLANHGVSP from the coding sequence GTGTCTACACAGGATTTGCGGGCGGAGCTCGACAGGCTGCGCAGCGAACTGCGCGACTGGAATCATCGCTACTACGTCCTCGACGATCCCAGCGTGCCGGACGCAGAATACGATCGCAGCATGCGGCGTCTGCAGTCGATTGAAGCTGAACACCCCGACTGGGTCACCCCCGATTCACCTTCACAGCGTGTTGGCGACAAACCCCTCGATCAGTTCTCGCAAGTGGCACACGAAGTGCCCATGCTGTCACTGGACAATGCTTTCGACGCCGCTGAACTCGCAGATTTTGAACGTCGCTGTCTGGACAGGTTGGGTGCCGACGCAGCGCCGCTCACCTATAACTGCGAGCCCAAGCTCGATGGCATCGCGGTCAGTCTGCTTTATCGCGATGGCCTGCTGGAGCGCGGGGCAACCCGCGGTGACGGTACCACCGGTGAGGACATTACCCACAACGTGCGCACCATTGGCTCCATTCCCCTGCGTCTGAGGGGCGAAGGTTACCCAGCCGTACTCGAGGTGCGCGGTGAAATCTATATGCCCCGGGCCGGCTTTGAAGCACTCAATGCACGTGCGCGGGAGCGCGGTGACAAACCTTTTGTGAATCCCCGCAACGCCGCCGCGGGCAGTCTGCGTCAACTCGATGCCAGGCTTGCCGCGGAGCGCCCGCTGGAAATGTGCAGCTATGGTGTGGGCCTGGTGGAAGGTGGCGAACTTCCCGAACATCACTCGGCCATCCTCGCGTGTCTCGGCCAGTGGGGTTTACGCACCAACACTGAGACGGATGTCGTGCAGGGCATTGAGGCCTGCGAAGCCTATTACGAGCAGTTGGCCGCCAAGCGTGATCAGCTTCCCTATGACATCGACGGCATTGTCTACAAGGTCGATAGTATTGAGCTGCAAGCGCAGCTGGGTTTTGTTTCGCGGGCGCCGCGCTGGGCCATTGCCCGGAAATTCCCTGCTCAGGAAGAGGTAACGCGTTTGCTCGATGTCGAGTTTCAGGTGGGGCGCACCGGCGCGATAACCCCTGTGGCACGACTTGAGCCGGTGTTTGTTGGCGGTGTTACGGTGAGTAACGCGACACTGCACAACCAGGATGAGATCGAACGGCTCGGAGCAATGATTGGCGATACCGTCGTTGTGCGCCGGGCAGGGGATGTGATTCCACAGGTGGTTTCCGTGGTGACCGAGCGTCGCCCGGACGATGCGGCGGCTATCCGCTTTCCCGATGCCTGTCCGGTGTGTGGTTCGGCGGTAGAGCGCGAAGCGGACGAGGCGGTGCTGCGATGCCTGGGCGGGCTGGTGTGCGCTGCCCAGCAGAAAGCCGCTATTCGGCATTTCGCGTCGCGACGGGCAATGGATGTCGACGGCCTGGGTGACAAATTGGTCGATCAGATGGTTGACGAGGGTCTGGTGGAAAATGTGGCGGGCCTGTACCAGCTCACCTTTGATCAACTGGTGGGGCTGGAGCGCATGGGGCAGAAATCTGCCGACAAGCTCCTCAAAGCGCTCGAGCAGAGCAAGCAAACGACCTTGCCGCGGTTTATTTTCGCGCTGGGTATCCGCGAGGTAGGCGAGGCCACCGCATTGAATCTGGCGAATCATTTCGGCTCCTGGGCTGATCTGGTAGCCGCCCCGGAAGAAGCTCTGTTGGAGGTCGATGATGTGGGGCCGGTAGTGGCCGACCACCTGCGCCAGTTTTTTGATTCTGAAGGCAGTATGGCAGTAGCGAAGGCGCTGTTGGACGCCGGGGTTGAATGGCCGGCCATCGAAGTAAAGAGCGCTGCAGAATTGCCGTTTGCCGGCCAGACCTGGGTGGTGACGGGCAAGCTCGAAGCGGTGGGCCGCAACGAGGCAAAAAGCCTGCTGCAGTCTCTGGGTGCCAAGGTGGCTGGCAGTGTTTCCGCTAAAACCCATTGTGTTGTCGCTGGCCCGGGCGCCGGATCGAAACTCGCCAAGGCCTCGGAGCTTGGCATTGATGTTATTGATGAGGAGGCATTTCTCGCTTTGCTAGCCAATCACGGAGTTTCCCCATGA
- the ccmD gene encoding heme exporter protein CcmD, protein MYFDSFQTLMHMDGHGPYVWAAYAITLAVIVLMLLLPGRRARAQLRQVAGELRRQQGAPNTGTTEET, encoded by the coding sequence ATGTACTTCGACAGTTTCCAGACGTTAATGCACATGGATGGCCACGGTCCCTATGTCTGGGCCGCCTACGCGATAACTCTTGCCGTAATTGTGCTCATGTTGCTATTGCCCGGGCGCAGGGCCAGGGCGCAATTGCGCCAGGTGGCCGGGGAACTTCGGCGCCAGCAGGGCGCTCCAAATACCGGGACCACAGAGGAAACCTGA